One genomic region from Ptychodera flava strain L36383 chromosome 14, AS_Pfla_20210202, whole genome shotgun sequence encodes:
- the LOC139150291 gene encoding uncharacterized protein isoform X2, with product MTLKAAEVHCRGIFSPGQLYTALSRLKSTEGLRVVGFKPEYLIKPNAEVIRFMTDATESNEPADSSLQCCRKINQEQVDCAGEQQPVQQVDELLPSASNSLGDSDSECDEDNVLVTQVFNELPNHTSHCNDDHGETTDLQAAAELLKDDSELSSLGEKKKIICSTGPTDPYLDHSTFFFFFPEIFMNLKKRGDVIQ from the exons GTCAACTGTACACTGCTCTTTCCAGACTGAAGTCAACAGAAGGCCTTAGAGTGGTTGGGTTTAAACCAGAATACCTCATTAAACCAAATGCTGAGGTGATTAGATTCATGACGGATGCCACTGAAAGCAATGAACCAGCTGATTCTTCTCTACAATGCTGTAGAAAGATAAACCAGGAACAAG TAGATTGCGCAGGTGAGCAACAGCCAGTTCAACAAGTGGATGAACTCCTTCCCAGTGCGTCCAATTCTCTTGGTGACAGTGATAGTGAATGTGACGAAGACAATGTCCTTGTGACACAAGTTTTCAATGAACTTCCGAATCACACCAGTCACTGTAATGATGATCATGGAGAAACTACAGACCTACAAGCAGCTGCAGAGTTACTCAAGGATGACAGTGAACTTTCAAGTTTaggcgagaaaaaaaaaattatctgttcaacgggcccgaccgacccatatttggaccactccacatttttctttttttttcccgaaatcttTATGAATCTGAAGAAACGCGGAGATGTTATTCAGTGA